Below is a genomic region from Calliopsis andreniformis isolate RMS-2024a unplaced genomic scaffold, iyCalAndr_principal scaffold0001, whole genome shotgun sequence.
ATCCTGGTATTCTTTTAACGTCTTCTGGGTTTATATATAGTTGTCTCCTGAAACTCAGGATATGCAAATATTCGGGGTCGGATATGCCTGCTTTTAGAAATGTGATTTTTGAACAGAGACTATTAGAATCTGTTCGGTTCGCGGTTAATCGATATACTCGCGACACTCGTTTTGCCACTCGCCAAATTAATCTCGAGTGGCTGTTTCAAATTCCGGATGGACCTCGTCAGTGAAATGTTACAGTGAAAAACAGTGAGTCCGCACGATGACTCTAGTTGCGGTGAAGTTCAGACGGCTCTGACTTCTTTCCTTGCGTTATTCTCGAAGACTCCAATGCATCTACTTCTTGTCGAAGACTCGAATGTATCTCTTCGAAGATTCGAATGTATCTCCTTTTTTTTCCCCGGAGTCCGTTCTTCATCACCCTACATCCCCAAAACGCGCGACTTTAAGGGCGTCACCGAATTTGCACGACGAAACAAATCGGCATTGATTGGCCTTTGGCCCAAAGAAGGAAGATCTTCCTAGTCACCCTGACGGGGGCAAAGGAACCGCCCTGATTTCCTCGCGACGAAAGTGGAGGAAACGTTTCCTTCAGGTCGAAGGCCGCGaaaattggggaggaagaacgaaccccggaatagcgtggctcgagcgggcccacgcgcgtattttccgaatgtttttatggccgtattgtcccgcGAGTCAGCGTCAATCCGCTGAGTCCGAAAAGGATGAGCTGGCGAAGGCACCGATTACGGGGCAATACGGCCCTCGATGGGTATTAGGGATGAACACTTCGCTCGAAAaaagcacgaaattactttattctGCCAGATGTGGAATTTTTGAACGTACGGATGAATACAGAAGGTATTTACAAGAAACTCGGATTCccacatctggcagcaataaacgcgattgcctcttcgaacggaacaTGCTCCCCCCGTTGATCAATTAAATTGATCAATAGGAATCGATATCCCTCATACAACGAAACGCGAATGCTTACATAAACGAATGCATTATGTAGCCTTAACGCTAAACTTAAACAAAATAAAGTCTTTAGCTCTGCGGGGTTTGGGTTGCATCGTTCACTAGAAGAGGCGCCAATTGCTTCACGTTGCGCTGATAGATGCCCTGGTTGGTCCGCACGGTGACCGCTCGGATGACGTTGTCCGGTCCTGGATGCACTTTATCTACTCGTCCGAGATGCCATTGTAATGGCGGTAGATGGTCATCCTTTAAGATAACCAAGGATCCCTCCTTGATTTCGTGCGAACCACTGGACCATTTTTGTCGCACGTTAAGTTGATGTAGGTACTCCTTGTACCATCTGGTCCAGAAGTCCTGCTTCACTTTCTGAATATGCTGCCATTTCGATAGACGGTTGGCAGGTGTCTCGCTGAAATCGATCTCGGGTAGACTCGTTAACGTATTGCCGATTAGAAAGTGAGCAGGAGTCAATGCTGAAGGgtcattggggtctgaggaaagCGGAGTTAGCggacgggaattgaggatcgcctCGATTTCTACAACTAGAGTGTTGAATTCTTCTAGTGTAAACAATTGTTCCCCGACAACTCGTTTGATATGGTGTTTGAACGAACGCACCGCAGCTTCCCATAGCCCTCCGAAATTCGGCGAAAGAGCTGGTATAAAGTGCCACGCGATTTCTTTATCGGCTAGCCATCGTTGAACCTTCGCGTCCGTTTGAAGTTCTCGATGAAGTTGGGTCAACTCGTTGTCCGCACCCACGAAATTCGTTCCGTTGTCAGAGTATATATTACGACATATTCCTCTTCGCGCGACAAATCGTTTCAAGGCGGCGATGAATGTTTCGGTCGTCATATCTCCGACAACTTCGAGATGGACTGCCTTTGTCGCGAAACAGACGAATACCGCTACGTAAACCTTAACCCTTGCTCGGTTACGATACTTCCTTTGCTTTATAAAAAATGGACCGCAATAGTCTATTCCGGAGTTATAAAAGGGTCGACTCTCGGAGACTCACGCGGCAGGTAAATTACCCATTGTATACTTTACAGTTGGTGGATCAATCCGGAAGCATCTAAGGCATCGTCGCACGATTTTTCGTACAGAGCTTTTTCCATCGATCAGCCAATACTGCTGACGAACGATACATAGCGTTGTATTGATACCGGTGTGGTGTTTTTGGATGTGAGCGTTCCGAATAATTAACTCCGTAATATGATTATTCCTCGGCAAAAGGATCGGATGTTTTTGTTCATATGGCAGACTCGAATTCTGCAGACGTCCTCCGACTCGTAATATGCCTTTATCGTCCAGGAAAGGTCGCAACGAAATTAGTTTACTACCGGGTTGCAAATCTTTGCCGGTTTTTAATTGATTGATTTCCTTGGAAAAAACTGATGCTTGAGTGAGTTTTATAATTCGTTCGTTCGCGTGGCGTAACTCTTCTATAGTTAAAGGACCCTTAACCTTATCACGTTGCTTGAAGCGCAGACAATAAGCGATTATTCTTCGTAGCCGTTTTATCGATGAATACCGGTGTAAAATTTCTTCGGAACGAATGACAACCGTTAAGAAACACGCGAGTGGTCGTGATTCCGGGACTTCCGAAGTAATTGTGAATTGCGACGGTGGCCAATCCGATTCCGATTTAATCAGCCATGTCGGTCCATGATACCAAATCGTATGAGTCAAAAAATGTGACGGAGATTGCCTTCGAGAAATCAAGTCGGCCGGATTGTCCGAAGATTTTATGTGTCGCCACGCGTTCACGCTAGTCCTGTCTTGAATGTCGGCGACACGATTTGCAACGAAGGTTTTCAAGGTGCAAGGTTCCTTATTAATCCAATTAAGGACAATGGTCGAATCTGTCCAGAACACGTTACGGTGAAATTGACATGGATAAGATTGTTGAATATTCTGGTATAGATTTGCCAACAGAACTGCTCCGCATAGTTCTAGTCGTGCAAGACTGATGACTTTTAACGGTGCAACGCGCGATTTTGGACATAATAACTGGATCCTAATGTTGCCGGTTTCGTCAATCGTTCGTATGTAAATGCAAGCTCCGTAAGCGCGTTCGCTCGCATCACAAAACCCGTGAAGTTCCGTCCGGACAACTGCACGCTGCGACACGTTACGTGGAAAGGATACCTTATCTAGCGTTCGAAAATCTTGCATAAATGTCGTCCATTCCGTATGCATGTCGTTGGGTAGCGATTCGTTCCAATTTAATTCTAATCGCCAGAGCTTCTGAATTAGAATTTTTGCCGTAATAATGACCGGTGCAAGTAAACCTAATGGGTCGAATATCCTAGAAATTGTGGATAATATTGTCCGTTTAGTGACCTGCGTGTCGAAATTTACATCTACTCTATATACAATGTCGTCGTTGCGCGCATCCCACGAAATTCCGAGCGTCTTTATCGAGGAATCGCCAAAGAATTTCGGATGTATCTGTTCCTTAGGAAGACCCGTCAAGAGTTGCGGTTCGTTAGACGCCCATTGACGGATGTTTAATCCTCCGCGTTTTAAGAGATCTATAATTTCGTCACGTAGACGCAACGCGTCGTTAAAAGTGTTAGCGCCAGTCAATAGATCATCTACGTATAGATCTCGTTTCAATACGTTTGCCGCGATCGGTGCACTCAACCTTTCGTCTTCCGCAAGTTGTTGCAAGCATCGGACTGCTAAGTACGCAGCTGATGATATCCCGAACGTGACCGTGTTTAGCTCGTATGTTTTAATGTAGCCGTCGTCATCGCGCCACAAAATCCGCTGATACCGACGATCATTCGGTTGGACGTAGAACTGCCGATACATTTTTTCGATGTCTCCGGTGAGAACGTATGCATACGTACGAAAACGTATGAGGAGCTTAAACAGGTCGTCCTGAATTGTAGGTCCCGTCATGAGAACGTCGTTTAGTGACAATCCGCTGCTCGATTTCGCTGACGCATCGAAAACGACCCGAACCTTCGTGGTGGTACTCGCAGGTTTTACTACGACATGGTGCGGCAGGTAGAAATTTCCCATACCGTGCGACGCGTTGACCTCGCTCAAATGCCCTAGTTCTAAGTATTCTTTTATTATGGCCGTGTATTCGCGTTTCAGTTCCGTATCGCGACTGAATCTTCGTTCTAACGCCAAGTATCGATTGAGAGCGCGCGATCGAGACTCTCCGAGTTCGGCCTTCCTTCCGTTGAAGGGTAGAGCGACGATGTAACGTCCCGTTTCGTCTCGCCTAGTATGATCTTTGAAGTGATCTTCGCAATCCTGTTCTTCGGACGATAGGTGACGTACCTGAGGACCTTCTTCTAGCTCCTAAAATTTCCTGAGATCGAAATTCGGTGTCGCAAGAAATGTTCGATGCTTCATACGCGACGTTGAGGCTGGACCGCTCCCCCCGATGACCCATCCAACTTGGGTTTTTTGAAGAACCAAATCTGGTTGATCAGGCGCAGAGAGGCTAAGGGTAGATTCACACTACACCGTAACGTGACGTAACGTAACGTAGCGGGTCAAAAGCCAGAATATCAGTCCCTGAGTTTTAAATGAAACCATTCACACTACACCGACGGTGACCGGCACCGCTCGTTCGTTCTCACTACACGCAGCGTAACGTAACGTAACGTAGCGGGCCGACGGCAAGAGATATTGTTGCCTCGTTTTTAAATGAAGCAGTTCACACTGTACCGACGTCGGCCGTAACGTAACGTAGGAAATTCGTTGCCAACGATATTTTCTACGGTGACCACTTCAATGGGACCTTTTTTATGACCCTGGAGTGCTTTGGTGCGAAGCTCTCGGAACCCGCATCCCAGGGGTTCGGGAAAAAAGTAAACAGAAGTATGGTACCTAGTAATGAGAAGTCATTTTTATAAATTCATATGTGATCTTCACAGAAATGTAACCGGTGAAATGCTGtttttctgattaaaatgaTACCAAGCGTGATATAAATGTGATTATTTTTAAGGgttttaataaaaagaatacttaACTTCTGAACGATATGCATTATAATGGATATAATGGAGTACAATATCTAATTTTGCTAAAAGTAGgatatgttgtatttttggaGGATGCATAAGTATATGTTAAATGATTTCTTGCAAGTAAAAAGCAGAATAGTGTATAGGTGTTGTAAACatagtattttttcttttttatcaatTATCACTGTTTAACTAATAAACTGATAAACATGTACTGTTGAGTGCTCGTAGTGAAGATAAACAAGCAGCTAATACAATATGTTCAGTTGAAAAAACAACTTTCTAAGGGTGAACTATCCCTCCTTGTAGTTACTCGCCACCGTTGGTGGTAGAAGGACCCGGTCACTCCGCGACCTTCCGTGAGCCGCGGAAATAAGGGAGGAAGATCGAACCTCGGAATAGTGTGGTTCGAACGGGCCCACGCGCGTGTTTTCCAAATCTTTTTATAACCGTATTGTCCCGCGAGTTGGCGTCAACCCTCCGTTAAATCCGAATGTCGATTGAGCTGGCGTAACGGTACCGACTGCGAGGCAATACGACCCTCAATGGTTAATTGCTAGGGAAGACACCGCTCGAAAACagcacgaaattactttattttGCCAGATGTGGAATTTTCGATGGTACGAAAATACGTTTTATTGCCATCGGCAACCGAAGTTTCGTGCAAAGTTAGGAAAAGGAAGAAAGTCACTTCGTCAACGAACGTCAGAAGTGATAGACGGAAGTGACAGTTTTCATTTGAAAAAAGTTCCTGTGTTGGAAAAGTGTAAGTTCAAGTGTTTAATATCGCGTATGGTGTAACATTCGTTTGTGTGAAATattgttatttataataatactctcgtttttttttttagtaaaaaCCATGAATGACGAAAAATTGATTGAGCTAGTTCGCCAGAAACCTGTTCTATATGACCTAACGCACTCCAAATACTTGGATGCACATTAtaaattaaggatttgggatgagATTGGAACGGAACTGAATGCAAGTGGTAAGTCACAGGATCATACGTTTGCACACACGAacataaaaaattgaattctattaAAAACGAAGTTgttattaattacaattatcaCATATTACAATAACACACAATATATACTAACTAAACGCTACACGCATGCGCACGTCCACACTAATACAGTTTCGAAGTATAAAACTAACATGGAAGTAAAATATAAACTAAATTTTTTCTTCCTGCCAGGATACCGCACCCTCGTCattgaaatattcttttaacGTTTCTCTTGTTAAAAAAGCGTCATTGGAACAATTTCCACCTTGTGCCGGTAGGTCGTGCAGTTGTGTAGAATTTACTGCAGATCCTGCAGTATCGTTATTAACAGAACTGACAGAATGATTTTCctgtttattaataaaattatgtaaaatGCATGTTGCTAAAATGATATAATCTGcattttctggcttcgactgcaGTTGTCAGTGAAAAATCCTAAATTTCTGGCTTAAAATGCCAAATGTGTTTTCCACCACTCTCCTAGCGCGGCATAGCCGATAATTGTAAATACGCTTTTTTTTGTCGTTTAGTTGGTTTCCTGGATATGGTCTCATCATGTAAGACTTTAATGGGAACGCCTCGTCCCCCACAAAAACAAAAGGTGCCTTTTTGATGGAATTTGGCAATAGTGCTTCGTTTGGAATATTTAAAGCGTTACGTTCCATGGCTTTCCCAATATTTGATTTCGCAGGTATTCCCCCGTCGCTATTTTTTCCAAATGCACCGACATCTACCGCTACAAAATTATATCGTGCATCCACTATTGCCAATAATACGACGGAGAATGtctttttataattaaaatattgtgtCCCGGTGTTTGCAGGAGCTTGTATTGTTACGTATTTCCCGTCTATGGCGCCTATACAGTTTGGAAAATtccacaaatttttaaattcctcCGCGATCTCTTTCCACCGCTCTTCTGTTGGCATGGGCATTGTTTCTGCCATTAATTTACTAACAATGACCCTGCATGTTTCATTTACAATCGTTTGTACTGTACTATGCCCTAGGCGGTAGCTAAACGAAATGCTTTaaatgaatttaaaaaattaagaacATATTACAATATACgatttcatattaatataaTGTCATACAATATAAACTCATATTAACATTTGTTTTTTCTAGGATCAACGTGCAAATTGCGTTGGAGCAATATACGAGATAATTATCGCAGACATCTAAAAAAAGCAGAAGGAAGAAGTGGACAGgccgcaaaaaaaataaaaccataTAGGTTTTATAAtcaattatgcttcttgcataagTCAATGGCCCAAAGGGAAACAATTTCAAATGCGCCTGCTGTGATAAGAGACAATAGTGAGGAACCAGCGTGCGTTGTCGGCATATCAGAACCAGAATCACCACCAACGACAaatacaacaacaacaacaccaGAAATGGAGGAAGAGCATGTTACACATACACCTGCAGAATCGGCGGCCCACCATAATAGAAGAAAAAGAAGCGAAAGCGACATTCACAACAGTGCATCATCCAGACTGGTCGATtacattattaataaaaatagtaaaaaggaCCATTTAGACAATTTTTTTGAAGGCATTAAAGATACAATAAGAAGTCTCGATGGTCGGACACAAAATCTGATAAAAacgcaaatttttaatttagtacAGGGATATGAATTGGAAACATTTTCGCAAAATACTAACAGCCAATAGGCagaaaattttgtaaatatttgttAATTTTATTGTTTAGAATGTAAGTTATAGTAATTAGTATTTAGAATATTCTTTttagtatatttaatatattttaattttagtatattttagtatattttagtatatttataggtattaaataattcttaattttgTTATATAGTTAATATTTACTATCATCTCTCTTACCTTAAACAAACGGCCAAACGTTCTCTAGGTGTAATGGATAACCTCCATGGAGTGTCTTGCTTTTTTAATGACTCTCCAACCTTTGATATTAATATCTCAAAAGTATTTTGTGTCATTCGAAAATATTCGTAGAATTTTAATTGATCGTCTTTCAACATTTTATAGAATGTCGAGAACTCTCCTTCTGTGGCTCTTGCTCTCCACATATCGTGCACCCACGTTTTCTTCTCCTTGtcgtcttcttttcttctttcctcCTCTTCTAAAACTACGgcaatgatagccatttctTCTTCGGAGAAGTCTGACATGTCCTTTCGTTTAGATGTTACCACGTGAAAGAATCGAGAGTACTGTATTGCATTTTGGTGTTGCTCCGTAATATATATAGACAACGTAATCTAGGATTTTGGTGGGGGAATGATGAGTCTAACCCTTTGTAGTTTGTTAGGGTGCCAGTAAAATAATCTTTGGACATAGGTATCTTAGCTTACTCATTTGTTTTCAACTCTCAAAACATCGGTTCATCATGGTGACTCTTCCGTGAGTCACAGCCACGGTGACCCATGCTTATAACTAAGGAAAAGGGTCATTTTCCAACACCACTTTACAAGGCGCACTAATATTGAATGAAGAATCCTGCTGGCGAAAGTGCTGGTAACAGATCCTCGTAGGCGCACTGCAACGGTGAGCTACGGTGAGCTACGGCGAGCTACGGTGAGCTACGTTACGTTACGTTACGTTACGGTACGGTACGGTACGGTACGGTATAGTGTGAATCTAGCTTAATTTGACCGATGCTCAAGCTCGATAACGTAGACCCGGCGCTTATGAGCATGTCAATTGGAGCTGGACGATGGAATTGCGGATCTGCTAACTTTATGTTCGCAGGTATCGGAATCTTCGCGCGGTCGATCTGCTGGTCCGGGTTAGTACTTGCAATTCACGGTATTGTGAAGAATTTCAACGTCCGTTTGAAATTAGAAATTCTAGACTTGATTGTGGCGGAAACGATATTACTAGTTTTTGTTTTTTCTTGATTCAAAACTTCTATTACTGTCGTACATGGCTCCGTCGGAAGTTGTAGTTTCGCGGCTAAGTCTTCGGTTATAAAATTCGCACTCGAACACGTATCGATGAAGGTGCGACATTCTATCGGATTTTGCCTTCGATCATAAACATAGACGATCGCAGTGGCCAAAAGACCATTAGTAATAATGTCGTTGGATGACTTCGTAATCGATTTTCCCTTATCGTTGAGATTCGCGACGTTCGGTTCTAGTCAGAGTTTAGATTCCGCGTTTTCGATTTTTGCGTCCTGATGCAACTTCGTATTGTGCGGTTTATTACACACGCGGCATCTTCCAGCGGTGCAATTATCACTTTGATGACCAGGTAATAAACAATTCATGCACAGATTAGCTTTTCGCGCGACGTCGATTCGTTGAGCTACTGGCATTTGCAGAAAAGTTTTACACTGAAATACCGCGTGTGATTCCGAATTGCAGACGGTGCAAGATGATTTTTCGTTAGGTTTCCGTGTTTTCCAGTCCGATCGCTGTGGTGCCGATGTATACCCGGTTGGTTTTCCTCGCCTATTCGAATTCGCTTGATTTGTATGAGCCGTCGTAGACATTTTCGTAACGTATGTCTTTACTCGCGGCAACGGAGGAGAACGTGGACGGATATTGTATGACCGCGTTTGCGCCGGCCGCGATTTCGCGTTATAATCATCGGTTGGTAATTCACGTTTCGTCGCTGTAGTAGCATACTCTTCCGTCTGATGAGATGCATTATGTAGATATTTAAATATCTCTTCTATCTTTGGGACTTCCGTGTCCGACAGCGTACGTTCCCAAGTTCTCCGCGTTTCTTCGCTCATTTTCGAGACCACGATGCTAGTAATTATGTCGTTCGCTATGTTTTCCAAATTTCGACCAAGTGCTTGTAGTGATCTAATATGTAATTGTACGTGATTCACGAGGTCTCGTACCGAATCGGAGGAATTATCATGCATCGCCGGTGTATCTCGAAGTAGCGCAGCGTGTCGTAACATTAGTGCGCGTCGGTTGTCGTACATTTCGTTCAAATGTTTCCACGCGGCTTCGGAATTGTCGTCCGTAATACTAAAGGCCCCGATCGCGGCTTCAGCTTTTCCGGACAGCGACAAATGTAGATAGtgtaatttttgtattttagttAATCCTGGTTGCGTGTGGATTAAGGTGTGAAACGCATCCTTGAACGTAATCCACTTTTCGAGGCGGCCATCGAATTTTGGTAGATCGATCTTCGGTAGGTTGACCGATAGCGCGTACGGTGACGATGGTAACGTTTGAGAATTATTGCTCGCGGGTGGAGACTGCGTTTCGCGCATTTCTGATTTTTCGAGCAGTAAGACCGCTGTAGCCATAACGTCGTCATAATGATCCGCGGTCGTTTTGTGTTCGTTTTCCGCTTCCTCAAAAGATTCTAGTAAACCCAATTCATCTTGGATGCGGTTAAAAGTGGCGAATTGGTTCCGCATGCGTTCCATTCGATCCCTCAATTTGGCGCGTTCCCTTGGAGAATCCACGTAGGATTCGACCCAATTTCCAAACATTGTGAGCTGAGCTTTGAACGACCGTCGCTTGTGTTTTAAGTCCTTAATTCTGCTCTCATTACTCGCGGACGCGTTTGGGTTCGTATCTTTTACTACCGACATGTTTATCGAGACGAATTCGGAAGGATATGATAGGAATAATCGGCAATGTCTGACTGTAACGAGCCTACCTTTGATGGAGCCGAGTCCAGAAGTCGTCTCAGGTCCGGATATCGTCGATGACTCGTTGCTGACCGCTGGTAATCGTTGCTGACCCGTCGCTGAACGTTGTTGGTCGTCGATGACCCGTTGTTGACGTTCCTCTCGTTGTGGGTTAGCCGCACCGCTTCCAAGTCTCGATCCCTTGGTTGAACCTCGAACGAACAGGCTTCTTCTCTCTTCGGATAGCTCGGCGGAGTATCGTTCCGAATGCACTAAACACCCACAGTTCacaatccggc
It encodes:
- the LOC143186476 gene encoding uncharacterized protein LOC143186476; translation: MHIVQKLSILFIKTLKNNHIYITLGIILIRKTAFHRYHTSVYFFPEPLGCGFRELRTKALQGHKKGPIEVVTVENIVGNEFPTLRYGRRRENERAVPVTVGVVVNLPLASLRLINQIWFFKKPKLDGSSGGAVQPQRRELEEGPQVRHLSSEEQDCEDHFKDHTRRDETGRYIVALPFNGRKAELGESRSRALNRYLALERRFSRDTELKREYTAIIKEYLELGHLSEVNASHGMGNFYLPHHVVVKPASTTTKVRVVFDASAKSSSGLSLNDVLMTGPTIQDDLFKLLIRFRTYAYVLTGDIEKMYRQFYVQPNDRRYQRILWRDDDGYIKTYELNTVTFGISSAAYLAVRCLQQLAEDERLSAPIAANVLKRDLYVDDLLTGANTFNDALRLRDEIIDLLKRGGLNIRQWASNEPQLLTGLPKEQIHPKFFGDSSIKTLGISWDARNDDIVYRVDVNFDTQVTKRTILSTISRIFDPLGLLAPVIITAKILIQKLWRLELNWNESLPNDMHTEWTTFMQDFRTLDKVSFPRNVSQRAVVRTELHGFCDASERAYGACIYIRTIDETGNIRIQLLCPKSRVAPLKVISLARLELCGAVLLANLYQNIQQSYPCQFHRNVFWTDSTIVLNWINKEPCTLKTFVANRVADIQDRTSVNAWRHIKSSDNPADLISRRQSPSHFLTHTIWYHGPTWLIKSESDWPPSQFTITSEVPESRPLACFLTVVIRSEEILHRYSSIKRLRRIIAYCLRFKQRDKVKGPLTIEELRHANERIIKLTQASVFSKEINQLKTGKDLQPGSKLISLRPFLDDKGILRVGGRLQNSSLPYEQKHPILLPRNNHITELIIRNAHIQKHHTGINTTLCIVRQQYWLIDGKSSVRKIVRRCLRCFRIDPPTVKYTMDYCGPFFIKQRKYRNRARVKVYVAVFVCFATKAVHLEVVGDMTTETFIAALKRFVARRGICRNIYSDNGTNFVGADNELTQLHRELQTDAKVQRWLADKEIAWHFIPALSPNFGGLWEAAVRSFKHHIKRVVGEQLFTLEEFNTLVVEIEAILNSRPLTPLSSDPNDPSALTPAHFLIGNTLTSLPEIDFSETPANRLSKWQHIQKVKQDFWTRWYKEYLHQLNVRQKWSSGSHEIKEGSLVILKDDHLPPLQWHLGRVDKVHPGPDNVIRAVTVRTNQGIYQRNVKQLAPLLVNDATQTPQTFAFRCMRDIDSY